The Molothrus ater isolate BHLD 08-10-18 breed brown headed cowbird chromosome 1, BPBGC_Mater_1.1, whole genome shotgun sequence genome includes a window with the following:
- the YES1 gene encoding tyrosine-protein kinase Yes — translation MGCIKSKEGKGPAMKYRTENAPEPVISHVSHYGSDSSQATQSPSIKGSAVNFNSHSMTPFGGPSGMTPFGGASSSFSAVPSTYPSTLTGGVTVFVALYDYEARTTDDLSFKKGERFQIINNTEGDWWEARSIATGKTGYIPSNYVAPADSIQAEEWYFGKMGRKDAERLLLNPGNQRGIFLVRESETTKGAYSLSIRDWDEVRGDNVKHYKIRKLDNGGYYITTRAQFESLQKLVKHYREHADGLCHKLTTVCPTVKPQTQGLAKDAWEIPRESLRLEVKLGQGCFGEVWMGTWNGTTKVAIKTLKPGTMMPEAFLQEAQIMKKLRHDKLVPLYAVVSEEPIYIVTEFMTKGSLLDFLKEGEGKYLKLPQLVDMAAQIADGMAYIERMNYIHRDLRAANILVGDNLVCKIADFGLARLIEDNEYTARQGAKFPIKWTAPEAALYGRFTIKSDVWSFGILLTELVTKGRVPYPGMVNREVLEQVERGYRMPCPQGCPESLHELMKQCWKKDPDERPTFEYIQSFLEDYFTATEPQYQPGDNL, via the exons ATGGGGTGCATTAAAAGCAAAGAAGGTAAAGGCCCAGCCATGAAATACAGAACTGAAAATGCTCCAGAACCTGTTATTTCCCATGTCAGTCATTATGGATCAGATTCCAGCCAAGCAACACAGTCACCTTCAATAAAGGGATCAGCAGTTAATTTTAATAGTCATTCCATGACTCCTTTTGGAGGGCCTTCAGGAATGACACCCTTTGGAGGAGCATCATCTTCATTTTCAGCTGTGCCAAGTACATATCCTAGTACTTTAACAG gTGGTGTTACTGTATTTGTGGCCTTATATGATTATGAAGCTAGAACTACAGATGACCTTTCATTTAAGAAAGGTGAACGGTTCCAGATAATAAATAACAC GGAAGGAGACTGGTGGGAAGCAAGATCCATTGCTACGGGAAAGACAGGCTACATCCCAAGCAATTATGTAGCTCCTGCAGACTCCATTCAAGCAGAAGA GTGGTATTTTGGTAAGATGGGCAGGAAGGATGCAGAAAGGCTACTTTTAAATCCTGGGAACCAGCGTGGTATTTTCTTAGTAAGAGAGAGTGAAACCACTAAAG gtgCTTATTCCCTTTCTATACGTGACTGGGATGAGGTCAGAGGTGATAATGTAAAACACTACAAAATCAGGAAACTTGACAATGGTGGATACTATATCACAACCAGAGCACAATTTGAATCTTTACAGAAGTTGGTGAAACACTACAGAG aacATGCTGATGGGCTGTGTCATAAGCTAACAACTGTGTGTCCCACTGTGAAGCCACAGACACAGGGACTAGCAAAAGACGCTTGGGAAATTCCTAGAGAATCTTTGAGGCTGGAAGTTAAGTTGGGCCAAGGATGTTTTGGTGAAGTGTGGATGG GAACATGGAATGGAACCACAAAAGTAGCAATCAAGACACTAAAGCCTGGCACAATGATGCCAGAAGCTTTCCTGCAGGAGGCTCAGATCATGAAGAAGCTACGACACGACAAACTTGTTCCGCTGTACGCGGTCGTTTCTGAGGAACCAATCTACATCGTCACTGAATTCATGACAAAAG GCAGCTTGCTAGACTTCCTTaaagaaggggaagggaaataCTTAAAACTCCCACAGCTGGTCGACATGGCTGCTCAG attgCAGATGGCATGGCTTACATTGAAAGAATGAACTACATCCACAGGGACCTCCGGGCAGCTAACATTCTTGTAGGAGACAATCTTGTGTGTAAAATAGCAGATTTTGGTTTAGCAAGGTTAATAGAGGACAATGAGTACACTGCAAGACAAG GAGCTAAATTTCCAATTAAATGGACTGCTCCAGAAGCAGCGTTGTACGGTCGGTTTACAATCAAGTCGGATGTGTGGTCATTTGGAATTTTACTGACAGAGCTGGTAACTAAGGGGAGAGTGCCATATCCAG GAATGGTGAATCGAGAAGTTCTGGAACAAGTAGAACGTGGGTATAGGATGCCTTGTCCGCAAGGCTGCCCAGAGTCTCTCCATGAGTTAATGAAACAGTGTTGGAAGAAGGACCCTGATGAGAGACCAACATTTGAGTATATACAGTCTTTCTTGGAGGACTACTTTACTGCTACAGAACCACAGTACCAGCCTGGAGACAATTTATAA